The DNA segment CCCCCATTGCCGCTACCAAGCTTCGGAGCAATACCATAAATTTTTTCTTTCCGCTGATTACGTTTAAATTCAGGATGCGCCTCCAGAAAGTCCCTGAGATTTTTCTGGGCTTGTCTTAGATTAGCCCTCGCCTCTTTTCGGTCTCCATCCTCCACGATTCCAGCAAGTATCCTCTTACGCTTCCTAATTTCACGCTCCAGTTTGTGCTGCCTCTGCTCATTGTTGTAATTCTCCAGCGCCTTTTTTGGGTCTTGCAGTTTTGGCAGCCTTGTCACACCCTCAAAGTACGTCGCAAGCGTGTGCCTGCAATTAGGATGTAGCAACCCAGCTTTGATAGCATCGGACAGCAACTTATATTTATCTTTGTATTTCGCAATATAATCCTCACTAGGATGGCTAAAGACGTCATCAATGAGTATTTGCCCCTGCCAAGGTAAACACAGTTTACAGGAGTTTGCGTGCGTTGATACAAAGACTAGGTGCACACCTAACTCGTCGCGTTTACTACCCTCACCGAGTAGAGTTGCTCTATGGCTTGCTGTACGCAGTGCCATTTCTGCATAATCAGCGATATTGACATAGCGTATGATTTCACCGGCTTTATCTTTATATGCTATACAGTTGATGCCCTTAGCAAGAAAATCCTCTGTAGCCTTGTCGATTGCCTTACCGAGTGATATCGCTCCACTGGACAATTGAAACTCAGTCTTAAAGATTGTCTGCCGATACACATCATCCATTTTACGATAGACAGCTTTCTGTGCGTCGTCAAAATCGTTTTTTGTTGATTTGATAAGTGCATCGAGCTTTTTCTTATTCACACCGAAAAACTGCGTTTCTTGTGGCGGCGCTTCACCGTGAAGTCCTGTATTGACTCCATCCTGTGGCAATTTGATATCAGCTCTACGCACGCCAACGCTAAAGTGATCGCGCAGGACCTGCTCGATTGCCTGTGTGATACGCTTTCGAAACCTGTATATGACGCTGGTCGTCTCCTTGCGGTACTCCTGCAGGTTGCGCAGCTTAGCCTTTTGCCACATTTCCCAATTAAAGCCTTTCGCTCGCTCCTCCATTTTATGGTTTATAAAATTCCTACGTAGTGAAGCCATAAGTTCTAGCTCCATTTCGGAAAATAAGTCTCTTAATGCGTATGGGTCTTTCTCTTTCTTAGCCATCACTCACCCTCATAATCTTCTGGTGTAGGTGTTGTTCCACCTAAATCATCAAATTCTGATATAACGGGTTCCTGTGTTTCCATGACGCCATTTTCGATACGTAGCCGTTTTATTTCTTCTGCCTTCCATTCGTCATCCTTGCTATCACCATACATTTCATCGATCGACGCCTCAACTGACATGATAACTTTGCCTGGCCTTGCTTTAGCAACGGTTTCCACTGTTGCCTCAAATGATGGACTTGCGTATTCCCCGAAATTAACTGTAACATCGACATCGTTTCCACTCGCATTTTTTGTGTAAGTATCGAAAGCCTTGATAACGCAGTTTATCACTTCAGGAAGTGTTTTTTGTATCGCCTCAATAACAATATTTCTTGTATACAGCGTGGTTTTCTCTTTTTCTCTCTGTGCTTCTGCATTATCCATCTTTTTTGTATCGATTCCTAATGTGGATGGCGATATAACCCCCTGCAAACAGAGGTCTAAGAAAGAAATATAAGATTGTAGATAATTTTCGGAAGGGATAACAGGCTGTGTGACATTGATTTGATTTTCACCTTTTTCCTTCATGTTTCCTTCAATCATTAGAAATCTATCATCATACTGATTGAATTGCAGCATCTGTCCAGTTTCTGGATCACGTGGGATAAGTGCTTCTGGAATATATTGTTTTGTCCTGGCAGCTCTTACAGCATCTACCCATTGACTGATAATTTCATCCAATCCATCAAAGGAAGACGTTTTTTTATCGAAAATACTTTCCCCACGATTATCCCACT comes from the Erysipelotrichaceae bacterium 66202529 genome and includes:
- a CDS encoding capsid protein; the protein is MAKKEKDPYALRDLFSEMELELMASLRRNFINHKMEERAKGFNWEMWQKAKLRNLQEYRKETTSVIYRFRKRITQAIEQVLRDHFSVGVRRADIKLPQDGVNTGLHGEAPPQETQFFGVNKKKLDALIKSTKNDFDDAQKAVYRKMDDVYRQTIFKTEFQLSSGAISLGKAIDKATEDFLAKGINCIAYKDKAGEIIRYVNIADYAEMALRTASHRATLLGEGSKRDELGVHLVFVSTHANSCKLCLPWQGQILIDDVFSHPSEDYIAKYKDKYKLLSDAIKAGLLHPNCRHTLATYFEGVTRLPKLQDPKKALENYNNEQRQHKLEREIRKRKRILAGIVEDGDRKEARANLRQAQKNLRDFLEAHPEFKRNQRKEKIYGIAPKLGSGNGGAAGKSKGEYVETITPSEIDKYIEKYENEIKDLPVENAYVIQEDGKVLKYVGKEVAVAFEDAILKNATLLHNHPIITEEPSNSFQEDDFAFLQNFGTEIKRLRATYGNMRYEVEVLKDLSKVSYRDIKLRASMDVDIFAEFVDFGDLAFELLDREGYVRYAKTKIE
- a CDS encoding capsid protein; this translates as MKIFNKAKNVIKAWLEITPAQKNIYHLNETFNFESNAIKNRIWMRGDPEELDEFYKQLERDNSYFWAASPRIKIRKIHSGLPSLMVQVLTDIVIRDLNGIEVETRQTEWDDISKDNNFNEVLRKAIKEALFIGDGAFKISFDKKLTQYPIIEFIPGDKVEIVYERGRFVECVFKTEYKHLHKRYVHYEHYGKGYIKNVLTEWGMNDPLPLSTIPQTANIIDVSFAGYKLPDEKGENEVYGQFAMAVPFKIKDSTKWDNRGESIFDKKTSSFDGLDEIISQWVDAVRAARTKQYIPEALIPRDPETGQMLQFNQYDDRFLMIEGNMKEKGENQINVTQPVIPSENYLQSYISFLDLCLQGVISPSTLGIDTKKMDNAEAQREKEKTTLYTRNIVIEAIQKTLPEVINCVIKAFDTYTKNASGNDVDVTVNFGEYASPSFEATVETVAKARPGKVIMSVEASIDEMYGDSKDDEWKAEEIKRLRIENGVMETQEPVISEFDDLGGTTPTPEDYEGE